The sequence CCCGCGTCCGGACCATCGGTAAGAAAGATGACCGCCGTGCACGGATTGGTGCCGGTGAGCACGACGGACTGCAGACCCTGGTAGACGCCGTCCCACATTTTTCCGAGACTGCTTGCGGGCAGACCATTGATGGCGGTGTGGAGCAGATCCTTGTACTTGGTCATTGGTTGCGCGGTGGTAACCGTCGACGAGAACCATATGACCGAGGCCTCGTCGACAGTGCCGTCCATCAAATCGACAAACGCATTGCCCGCGGCTCTTGCACCGGCGTTTCCGCTTCCGGCCATCGATCCGCCCGCATCAAACACCAGCGCCACCGACATCGGGCAGCGTGTGGTCGGGTCGGGGCACCACAGATCGAAGGATCCGACGGGGAGTCCGTTTTCCATCACCGCCAGATGTTGTTTGTCGGTGAAGTACACTGGCAATCCGTTGCACCCCACGGAGAAATACATTTCGACTCTGGGCCAGTCGACCGTGATGCGTTTAAAATTGAGCACCGGCTGCGCTCCTGTCTCACACACAAACGACAACATCACCAGCAGGATAAGGTATCCAATTCGTGTGCGTCCACGCGTCTTCACAAATCGTATCAGACCAATCATGGGACCCTCGCTTTGATGTGATGAAACGCGGCATCGTATTGACAGATTCCCCCTATAGGAACCTGACAGCCGTATCCCTCGAATTGTTACACCCCCTCCCCTCCCTACCTTTCACAACTTTCAACCTTGCCACTTTCCACTCTCAACCTTCCAACTTTCCACTTTCCACCTTCGACCATCCACATCCCCACCGCCCTATCGTGGCGGTGCGTTCACAAGCAGCCAGTACAGTCCGATCTGGGCCATCGCTTCAATAAAGGCAGTGGACTCGACAGGTTTCACCACATAACTATTCACTCCGAGCGCATAGGCAGTTTTGATATCGGGATCCTCACTCGACGAGGTAACAACAACCACGGGGATGTGCCGTGTCGCCTCTTCACGTTTGATGGCCTCGAGCACTTCCAATCCGTTGATTTTAGGAAGCTTGAGATCAAGCATGATCATCTTTGGCTGCATGGTCATGGTACGCTGAGCGTAGCTGCCGCGGCAGAATATAAAATCGAGTGCTTCCGCCCCGTCTTCGACCACGTGCAGGGGATTGAGAATGTTCTGTCGTCGAATGGCTCTTACGATCAGCTCGGCATCACCCGGATTATCCTCCACGAGAAGAATATCGACAATGTCAGGGATGGTCA comes from Ignavibacteriota bacterium and encodes:
- a CDS encoding response regulator, which produces MTIPDIVDILLVEDNPGDAELIVRAIRRQNILNPLHVVEDGAEALDFIFCRGSYAQRTMTMQPKMIMLDLKLPKINGLEVLEAIKREEATRHIPVVVVTSSSEDPDIKTAYALGVNSYVVKPVESTAFIEAMAQIGLYWLLVNAPPR